The Streptomyces griseiscabiei genome includes a window with the following:
- a CDS encoding MobC family plasmid mobilization relaxosome protein → MHDSRHELHDTQKEITTPTSTAASNSDGPSIGRSIADSSAPGVAKEQLRHEGVPEQERVGGGEQSRDPSVGAKQRAPYRRANLDAQRSEHVTARFAPYEKRDIQSAAKAEHVTMARYIADATMARVCGEITVAAPRTVYDDAVDELATQRAQIARIGNNVNQIARRLNSGDDPHPVDAAILQRAERLLATAHDTVRAIDDAAFRAAGQKAGGLS, encoded by the coding sequence ATGCACGACTCGCGCCACGAACTACACGACACCCAAAAGGAGATCACCACGCCCACCTCGACGGCAGCAAGCAATAGCGATGGACCGTCCATAGGCCGGTCCATCGCGGACTCCTCCGCCCCAGGGGTGGCGAAGGAGCAGCTCCGGCACGAGGGCGTGCCGGAGCAGGAGCGGGTGGGCGGCGGCGAACAGTCGCGCGATCCCTCCGTTGGGGCCAAGCAGCGTGCGCCGTACCGCCGCGCGAACCTCGATGCGCAGCGCTCCGAGCATGTCACCGCCCGCTTTGCGCCGTATGAGAAGCGCGACATCCAGTCAGCGGCAAAAGCCGAGCACGTGACCATGGCGCGGTACATCGCCGACGCCACCATGGCCCGCGTCTGCGGTGAGATCACCGTCGCCGCCCCTCGCACTGTCTACGACGATGCGGTCGACGAGCTCGCCACCCAGCGGGCGCAGATCGCCCGGATAGGCAACAACGTCAACCAGATCGCCCGCCGCCTCAATTCGGGCGACGATCCACACCCTGTGGACGCCGCCATCCTTCAGCGGGCCGAGCGCCTGCTCGCCACCGCCCACGACACGGTCCGGGCGATCGACGACGCGGCCTTCCGGGCAGCCGGGCAGAAGGCGGGCGGCCTGAGTTGA
- a CDS encoding ATP-binding protein: protein MTATLTRAPQPVGQIADRLNTILANRGIDPTTTAAHDPAPETVTALELADARIPARYRRALADHPQITVWADQIARAGRPGPTGPGISEGPSLLIAGPTGTGKTHQAYGAVRALLTRGVRLRWEATTSADLHARLRPRAGHDGERELQTLARCPLLLLDDLGAAKTSEWTEELTYRLINHRYEHMLPTLITTNLPTTELRTTLGDRVASRLAEMTERVILTGPDRRRTAPSV, encoded by the coding sequence CTGACCGCCACCCTCACCCGCGCCCCCCAGCCCGTCGGCCAGATCGCCGACCGGCTCAACACGATCCTCGCCAACCGCGGCATCGACCCCACCACCACAGCCGCCCACGACCCGGCGCCCGAGACCGTCACCGCCCTGGAACTCGCCGACGCCCGCATCCCCGCCCGCTACCGCCGCGCCCTGGCCGACCACCCCCAGATCACCGTCTGGGCCGACCAGATCGCCCGCGCCGGACGCCCCGGCCCGACCGGACCCGGCATCTCCGAGGGCCCGTCGCTGCTGATCGCCGGCCCCACCGGCACCGGCAAAACCCACCAAGCGTACGGCGCCGTCCGGGCCCTCCTCACCCGAGGCGTCCGCCTGCGCTGGGAGGCCACCACCTCCGCCGACCTGCACGCACGGCTCCGCCCCCGCGCCGGCCACGACGGCGAACGGGAACTGCAGACGCTCGCCCGCTGCCCGCTACTGCTCCTGGACGACCTCGGCGCGGCCAAGACCAGCGAGTGGACCGAGGAGCTCACTTACCGGCTCATCAACCACCGGTACGAGCACATGCTCCCCACCCTCATCACCACCAACCTCCCCACCACCGAGCTCCGCACCACCCTCGGCGACCGCGTCGCCTCCCGGCTCGCCGAGATGACCGAACGCGTCATCCTCACCGGCCCCGACCGACGCCGCACCGCGCCCTCCGTCTGA
- a CDS encoding helix-turn-helix domain-containing protein produces the protein MPPALVQRLPGTEGGYPLPRLYRPEEIAEALGCSAWWVKDRARRGLIPHTRVGRAYRFTAAHLAEIVRLHEERPKRSVSSTPVSRATTSPPAGRTRAARPPEPTTAPTPGRLRARPPRRTQYETVA, from the coding sequence ATACCCCCTGCCCTCGTACAACGCCTTCCCGGCACCGAGGGGGGATACCCCTTGCCCCGCCTCTACCGCCCCGAAGAAATCGCTGAAGCCCTCGGCTGCTCCGCCTGGTGGGTCAAGGACCGGGCCCGACGCGGACTCATCCCGCACACTCGCGTCGGCCGCGCCTACCGCTTCACCGCCGCGCACCTCGCCGAGATCGTCCGCCTCCACGAAGAGCGCCCGAAGCGATCCGTTAGCAGCACGCCGGTGAGCCGTGCAACGACAAGTCCTCCGGCTGGACGAACTCGTGCCGCCCGGCCTCCTGAGCCGACTACGGCCCCGACGCCAGGGCGTCTGCGGGCTCGACCGCCGCGCCGTACCCAGTACGAGACCGTCGCGTAG
- a CDS encoding LacI family DNA-binding transcriptional regulator, with translation MGFAEKRGNYWRGRYKTAPGKHLTVVDDIGKAIRFATKGEAQRAASEAENKYRRGDWRDPALGLETFGEYANRWYEAQDLAASTMQNYKRHIEEHLLPDFEDKALAGILRTDVDLWEKKEKAAYAASSVKTWRSTLHLIFEDAIDEGLITSNPAARRRGRGKRAGRSRDRGPEKVVTDPLGILLTAERAALLSGRDDEFVAVVLKGYTGMRWGEIVGLETEFARPGAVRVEWQLYELDTGELVRCPPKDDSYRTIDAMVWLSALVTNHVARTKPKPCPCHGKTYVFRGQGTARTGGHHGAKLVDVARRAEVSTGTVSNVLNHPDRVTEAKRVRVEQAITDLGFVRGGAVSQHAAHWRRNGFATWLFTPAVSGWYPKKAPQEARPVPLLGEPWPGVPARGRGASDRADACWLPIAKGLTPHGLRHTHRTVMEDLGTEKVLMDDRMGHIDGSVSARYAHVTAGMRNRLKLGLTEQWDTALDVRLAMSPTSPVRVLNELLRLRRLALRSVG, from the coding sequence TTGGGTTTCGCGGAGAAGCGCGGAAACTACTGGCGCGGCCGGTACAAGACCGCGCCCGGCAAGCACCTCACGGTGGTCGACGACATCGGCAAGGCGATCCGGTTCGCCACCAAGGGCGAGGCCCAGCGCGCCGCGAGCGAGGCCGAGAACAAGTACCGGCGCGGCGACTGGCGCGACCCGGCACTCGGCCTGGAGACCTTCGGCGAGTACGCCAACCGCTGGTACGAGGCCCAGGACCTGGCCGCCTCGACCATGCAGAACTACAAGCGCCACATCGAGGAGCACCTCCTCCCCGACTTCGAGGACAAGGCGCTCGCCGGCATTCTGCGCACGGACGTCGACCTGTGGGAGAAGAAGGAGAAGGCCGCCTACGCGGCCTCCAGCGTCAAGACCTGGCGCTCGACGCTCCACCTGATCTTCGAGGACGCGATCGACGAGGGCCTGATCACCTCGAACCCGGCCGCCAGGCGACGCGGACGCGGCAAGCGCGCCGGACGCTCCCGCGACCGCGGCCCGGAGAAGGTGGTCACTGACCCGCTCGGCATACTGCTGACTGCCGAGCGGGCCGCCCTGCTCTCCGGCCGCGACGACGAGTTCGTCGCCGTCGTCCTCAAGGGCTACACCGGCATGCGCTGGGGCGAAATCGTCGGCCTGGAGACCGAGTTCGCCCGCCCCGGGGCCGTCCGCGTCGAGTGGCAACTGTACGAACTCGACACCGGCGAGCTCGTCCGCTGCCCGCCCAAGGACGACAGCTACCGCACCATCGACGCGATGGTCTGGCTGTCGGCCCTGGTCACCAACCACGTCGCCCGTACGAAGCCGAAACCCTGCCCGTGTCACGGCAAGACCTACGTCTTCCGGGGCCAGGGCACGGCCCGCACCGGCGGCCACCACGGCGCGAAGCTCGTCGATGTCGCACGCCGAGCCGAAGTCTCCACCGGCACGGTATCCAATGTCCTCAACCACCCCGACCGCGTCACCGAAGCCAAGCGGGTCAGGGTGGAACAGGCCATTACAGATCTGGGGTTCGTGCGCGGCGGGGCGGTATCGCAACACGCAGCCCACTGGCGCCGAAACGGCTTCGCCACCTGGCTGTTCACCCCGGCGGTCTCCGGCTGGTACCCGAAGAAGGCACCGCAGGAGGCCCGACCCGTACCGCTCCTCGGCGAGCCGTGGCCCGGCGTCCCAGCCCGAGGACGTGGCGCCAGCGACCGGGCCGACGCCTGCTGGCTCCCGATTGCCAAGGGCCTCACACCCCACGGCCTCCGCCACACCCACCGAACGGTGATGGAGGACCTCGGCACCGAGAAGGTCCTCATGGACGACCGCATGGGCCACATCGACGGCTCGGTCTCCGCGCGCTACGCCCATGTCACTGCCGGCATGCGCAATCGGCTCAAGCTTGGACTGACCGAGCAGTGGGATACGGCACTCGACGTTCGGCTGGCCATGAGCCCCACATCGCCGGTGCGCGTCCTCAACGAGCTTCTGCGTTTGCGGCGGCTTGCTCTCCGTAGCGTTGGCTAA
- a CDS encoding XRE family transcriptional regulator, which yields MPTALEASPGERLRTLRDLLGLTGADLHRLTGISQSWTSQVETGAREPAEDRLRVIAEATDTPMSFFYAQPSSVPLDSLRFRKMATASRTVTRRISAFYGESFRVTEEITNRAGYPAPPLPFASTQDLSQDDIEELAAQTREALRLAPDKPIPHLTRALERAGIAVAPIVLPDPTGDSVSPTNKHFGVSYWAGIGETALIAYFPGAQGDRDRFTLAHELGHLVLHTFRPRAADPEGEANRFAGALLVPYERAREEITDRLTLEGFARRKQTWGVSMQALILRGAAVGHIDDSRKRSLYVQLTQRGWRKEEPVSVGQEAPLLLWSLLQRQYGDKPYLRASDQLAIQPTILRSIAPQPVANTSSARSGQPRADGKVVAFKQRTGRSGDDLRSTAP from the coding sequence ATGCCGACGGCACTGGAGGCTTCCCCTGGTGAGCGGCTGCGGACACTCCGCGACCTCCTCGGGCTCACCGGTGCCGACCTCCACCGCCTGACAGGAATCAGCCAAAGCTGGACCTCGCAGGTTGAGACAGGTGCACGCGAGCCAGCAGAGGACCGGCTGCGCGTGATTGCTGAAGCCACCGATACGCCGATGAGCTTTTTCTACGCGCAGCCTTCCTCCGTACCACTGGACTCGTTGCGCTTTCGCAAGATGGCAACTGCGAGCCGGACTGTCACCCGCCGGATCAGCGCGTTCTACGGCGAGAGCTTTCGCGTGACAGAGGAGATCACCAACAGGGCCGGCTACCCGGCACCGCCACTTCCGTTCGCCAGCACACAAGACCTGTCGCAAGACGACATTGAGGAACTGGCAGCCCAGACTCGCGAGGCCCTGCGCCTAGCCCCAGACAAGCCCATCCCCCACCTCACACGTGCGCTTGAGCGCGCTGGTATCGCGGTTGCCCCCATCGTGCTGCCTGATCCAACGGGCGACTCAGTTAGCCCAACGAACAAGCACTTCGGCGTTTCATACTGGGCTGGCATCGGAGAGACCGCACTGATCGCGTACTTTCCAGGCGCACAGGGCGACCGGGACCGGTTCACTCTCGCTCATGAACTCGGTCACCTCGTACTCCACACCTTCAGGCCACGCGCAGCAGATCCCGAGGGTGAAGCAAACAGGTTCGCCGGCGCCCTGCTTGTCCCCTACGAAAGGGCACGGGAGGAGATCACGGACCGTCTGACCTTGGAGGGCTTCGCTCGCCGGAAGCAGACATGGGGGGTGTCGATGCAGGCCCTGATCCTTCGTGGTGCCGCAGTCGGTCACATCGACGACAGCCGCAAGCGATCGCTATATGTGCAGCTCACTCAGCGCGGCTGGCGCAAGGAGGAGCCGGTGTCGGTAGGACAGGAGGCTCCCCTGCTCCTTTGGAGCCTCCTGCAGCGCCAGTACGGGGACAAACCGTATCTACGCGCGTCAGACCAACTGGCGATCCAGCCTACGATCCTGCGGTCCATCGCTCCGCAGCCGGTCGCGAACACCTCATCAGCGCGTTCCGGCCAGCCAAGAGCGGATGGCAAGGTAGTCGCCTTCAAGCAGCGGACCGGCCGTTCAGGGGACGATCTACGCAGTACTGCACCCTGA
- a CDS encoding PE-PGRS family protein, with protein sequence MEIGEHWAYRARPKGLGSEVRQVEVVRVGSSGRSGWIHVRFLEGDAAGLQEWVSSGSLVAPWADVDTFRADDAAELALAESSRHVRGSTDFEAARMILGFVRPKNRLRLRRTVADAGVLELSRLDETAPLIGMDAAELRSDAMVYENRHGMCLAGWPVTERVTRQIAGRLADEILPEVDRKQQGVEQERAQSSWYSYSRRDDRKLDAEAAVLRTVRAWCGEDKADRYDELVALRAEVIRLGELVDKAVKALRDRGHGVIASTIERDLGVHIATLDPDVRR encoded by the coding sequence ATGGAGATTGGCGAGCACTGGGCATACCGCGCGAGGCCGAAGGGCTTGGGTAGCGAGGTCCGCCAGGTCGAGGTCGTACGCGTGGGCAGCTCCGGCAGGTCTGGCTGGATCCACGTGCGGTTTCTCGAAGGCGATGCCGCTGGCTTGCAGGAGTGGGTCAGTTCCGGCTCTCTCGTAGCGCCGTGGGCGGATGTCGATACGTTCCGCGCGGATGACGCGGCGGAGCTGGCGCTGGCGGAGTCCTCTCGCCACGTCCGGGGCAGCACGGATTTCGAGGCGGCCCGCATGATCCTCGGCTTCGTCCGTCCGAAGAACAGGCTCCGCCTGCGCCGAACAGTGGCCGACGCCGGGGTCCTGGAACTGAGCCGCCTCGACGAGACGGCACCGCTCATCGGCATGGATGCAGCCGAACTCCGCAGCGACGCCATGGTGTACGAGAACCGCCACGGCATGTGCCTGGCCGGGTGGCCGGTCACCGAGCGCGTTACCCGTCAGATCGCCGGCCGCCTCGCCGACGAGATCCTTCCGGAGGTGGATCGCAAGCAGCAGGGCGTCGAACAGGAGCGTGCCCAGTCCTCCTGGTACTCCTACAGCCGACGGGACGACCGGAAGCTGGACGCAGAGGCAGCTGTCTTGCGAACCGTCCGGGCCTGGTGCGGCGAAGACAAGGCCGACCGCTACGACGAGTTGGTCGCCCTGCGCGCCGAGGTCATCCGGCTCGGAGAACTCGTCGACAAGGCGGTCAAGGCCCTACGCGACCGAGGTCACGGCGTCATCGCCTCCACCATTGAGCGCGACCTTGGCGTCCATATCGCCACCCTTGATCCTGATGTGCGTCGATGA
- a CDS encoding Pr6Pr family membrane protein — MTSPIPRDIPDLPAISGIPAPVTSVVPATAVVAPARRPLAAVCRALIALAAAAAVVTEMVLGSPLRAFSHFSVQSTALVAVVFAASARRAWVAGRPLPSWMTGGTVLYATITALVYHLILTRDPATFSMTMTPTGAPVDPTGWLAVTNAAFHTAIPLAVVADWLLLTRPSPPRLSHAAAWLLYPMAYLLLTLGRAALVTPDWPAPYLYPFLDVDRHGYKSVLGNALLLGLASYALALLLIVIDHLRPDLVHPRRGRPSRHDRRPENRISSPATGGLK; from the coding sequence ATGACCTCACCGATACCCAGGGACATCCCCGACCTGCCCGCGATCTCGGGCATTCCGGCGCCGGTGACGTCCGTCGTGCCCGCGACGGCGGTGGTGGCACCGGCCCGACGCCCACTGGCGGCGGTGTGCCGCGCCCTGATCGCACTGGCGGCGGCAGCGGCCGTGGTGACCGAGATGGTGCTGGGCAGCCCACTGCGCGCGTTCAGCCATTTCTCGGTCCAGAGCACGGCCCTGGTGGCGGTGGTCTTCGCCGCCTCGGCCCGCCGCGCGTGGGTGGCCGGGCGGCCCCTGCCCTCCTGGATGACGGGCGGCACGGTTCTCTATGCCACGATCACGGCACTGGTGTACCACCTGATCCTGACGAGGGATCCGGCGACGTTCTCCATGACCATGACGCCGACAGGCGCCCCGGTCGACCCGACCGGCTGGCTCGCGGTGACGAACGCGGCCTTCCACACGGCGATCCCCCTCGCGGTGGTGGCGGACTGGCTGCTCCTGACCCGCCCGTCGCCGCCACGCCTGAGCCATGCGGCGGCCTGGCTGCTCTACCCGATGGCGTACCTGCTCCTCACACTCGGCCGGGCCGCACTGGTGACCCCCGACTGGCCGGCCCCGTACCTGTATCCGTTCCTGGATGTCGACCGGCACGGCTACAAGAGCGTCCTCGGCAACGCCCTCCTCCTGGGCCTCGCCTCCTACGCCCTGGCCCTCCTCCTCATCGTCATCGACCACCTCCGCCCCGACCTCGTACACCCCCGCCGCGGCCGCCCCAGCCGCCACGACCGCCGCCCCGAAAACCGGATTTCGTCTCCGGCCACCGGTGGGCTAAAGTAA
- a CDS encoding metallophosphoesterase gives MRARYGVPLGIAAVGAAGVVYAAGFEARSFRLRRVTVPVLPPGMRPLRILQVSDIHMVSGQRKKQRWLRSLAGLRPDFVINTGDNLSDPEGVPEVLDALGPLMEFPGAYVFGSNDYYGPKLRNPARYLLEKAQGRHGLNGNKPVVGAIHNPWEDLRDGFDGAGWLNLTNTRGTLKVEGMSVELTGLDDPHIKRDRYARVAGGPSDSADLSLGVVHAPYLRTLDAFTADGYPLILAGHTHGGQLCIPFYGALVTNCDLDTERVKGLSTHTADGHTAYMHVSAGCGTNRYTPVRFACPPEASLLTLVGREDSAG, from the coding sequence ATGCGAGCGCGATACGGAGTACCTCTGGGGATCGCGGCGGTCGGTGCCGCCGGTGTGGTGTATGCGGCGGGTTTCGAGGCCCGCTCCTTCCGGTTGCGGCGGGTGACGGTGCCGGTGCTGCCACCGGGCATGCGGCCGCTGCGGATACTCCAGGTCTCCGACATCCACATGGTGAGCGGGCAGCGCAAGAAGCAGCGCTGGCTGCGTTCCCTGGCCGGGCTGCGCCCCGACTTCGTGATCAACACCGGGGACAACCTCTCCGACCCCGAGGGTGTCCCCGAGGTGCTGGACGCGCTGGGCCCGCTGATGGAGTTCCCGGGCGCGTACGTCTTCGGCTCGAACGACTACTACGGCCCCAAGCTGCGCAACCCCGCCCGTTACCTGCTGGAGAAGGCCCAGGGCCGCCATGGGCTGAACGGCAACAAGCCGGTGGTCGGCGCCATCCACAACCCGTGGGAGGACCTGCGCGACGGGTTCGACGGGGCGGGCTGGCTCAACCTCACCAACACCCGCGGCACACTGAAGGTCGAGGGCATGTCGGTCGAGCTGACCGGCCTCGACGACCCGCACATCAAGCGGGACCGCTACGCCCGCGTGGCCGGCGGTCCGTCCGACTCCGCCGACCTCTCCCTGGGCGTCGTGCACGCCCCCTACCTCCGCACCCTCGACGCCTTCACCGCCGACGGCTACCCCCTGATCCTGGCCGGCCACACCCACGGCGGTCAGCTCTGCATCCCCTTCTACGGCGCCCTCGTCACCAACTGCGACCTCGACACGGAGCGCGTGAAGGGCCTCTCCACGCACACGGCCGACGGCCACACCGCGTACATGCACGTCTCGGCCGGCTGCGGCACCAACCGCTACACCCCGGTACGGTTCGCCTGCCCTCCGGAGGCCTCGTTGCTGACGTTGGTGGGGCGGGAGGATTCGGCTGGCTGA
- a CDS encoding GatB/YqeY domain-containing protein has translation MTTLKSKLQEDLNAAIKERDELRSSTLRLTLTAITKEEVAGKEKRELSDDEVLQVITKEAKKRREAADAFAQGGRTESAEREKAEGALLAEYLPKQLSDEELRQIVVQAVEEARAAGAEGPRAMGQVMKIVNPKVAGLAEGGRVAALVKQQLAGG, from the coding sequence ATGACCACGCTCAAGTCGAAGCTGCAGGAAGACCTCAACGCCGCCATCAAGGAGCGCGACGAGCTCCGCTCCTCGACGCTCCGGCTGACCCTCACCGCGATCACCAAGGAGGAGGTCGCGGGCAAGGAGAAGCGCGAGCTCTCCGACGACGAGGTGCTCCAGGTGATCACCAAGGAGGCGAAGAAGCGCCGTGAGGCCGCGGACGCGTTCGCCCAGGGCGGTCGTACCGAGTCGGCCGAGCGGGAGAAGGCGGAGGGCGCGCTCCTCGCCGAGTACCTGCCCAAGCAGCTGTCCGACGAGGAGCTGCGGCAGATCGTCGTCCAGGCCGTCGAGGAGGCCAGGGCCGCCGGTGCCGAGGGCCCGCGCGCCATGGGCCAGGTCATGAAGATCGTCAACCCGAAGGTGGCCGGGCTCGCGGAGGGCGGCCGGGTCGCCGCCCTCGTGAAGCAGCAGCTCGCCGGCGGCTGA
- a CDS encoding transglycosylase domain-containing protein, whose amino-acid sequence MPNKRSGGGLSPTQQAAKFLGVSVLAGAVMAGIALPAVGALGLAAKGSVEGFDELPANLKQPPLSQRTTILDSKGDSIATVYSRDRTVVDLKEISPYMQQAIIAIEDARFYQHGAIDLKGVLRALNRNAQEGGVAQGASTLTQQLVKNVAVEEAGDDPTKVQQATQQTLGRKINELKKAIQLEEELGKKKILENYLNITFFGQQAYGVEAASHRYFSKSAKDLDVDEAALLAGIVQSPSRYDPVNDPQEATKRRNIVLQRMAEVGDISQTEADKAKDKPLGLDISKPKNGCITAVKNAGFFCDYVREVFLNDPIFGKSKEARAKIWNQGGLTIRTTMDPKAQKSVQASIKSHVNQTDEVATAATIVEPGTGKILAMGQSRPYGLDIKKNETTINLSVDESMGGGAGYQPGSTFKPIVAAAALEDGMAPTKSYSAPYKMNYPSPISACDGATWRNGTGSAAADLTNENTSEVGPYSMKKATALSVNTYFVQMIADIGICPVTKMAKKMGVERADGRKIDQAPSIALGTQEMSPLTMANAYATFASRGMYCTPVAIESITQRVGETSKSLDVPKSTCSRAMSENTADTINALLRGVVEDGTGTEAGLGSGRPSAGKTGTTDYRYAAWFVGYTPNMAGAVWVGDPAHKRQMVNITIGGVRYGKVFGGKVPGPIWRDMMSGALEGKPNPDFNRVYIPDPQPDRDRGDDDNGNGNGGRGGNDDDNGNGDDGDNDGFIGGADGGTRFPTPEFSIPENFIQGQGNGGNNGNGNGGGFG is encoded by the coding sequence ATGCCAAACAAGCGCTCGGGTGGTGGTCTGTCCCCCACACAGCAGGCCGCCAAGTTCCTAGGTGTCAGCGTCCTCGCCGGTGCCGTCATGGCGGGCATCGCGCTGCCCGCGGTCGGCGCCCTGGGGCTCGCGGCCAAGGGGTCGGTCGAGGGGTTCGACGAACTCCCCGCCAATCTCAAGCAGCCACCGCTGAGCCAGCGCACGACGATCCTGGACAGCAAGGGCGACTCGATCGCCACGGTGTACAGCCGCGACCGTACGGTGGTCGATCTCAAGGAGATCTCGCCGTACATGCAGCAGGCGATCATCGCCATCGAGGACGCCCGCTTCTACCAGCACGGCGCGATCGACCTCAAGGGCGTCCTGCGCGCGCTCAACCGCAACGCGCAGGAAGGCGGTGTCGCCCAGGGCGCGTCCACGCTGACGCAGCAGCTGGTGAAGAACGTCGCCGTGGAGGAGGCCGGGGACGACCCGACCAAGGTCCAGCAGGCCACCCAGCAGACCCTCGGCCGGAAGATCAACGAGCTGAAGAAGGCGATCCAGCTCGAAGAGGAGCTGGGCAAGAAGAAGATCCTCGAGAACTACCTGAACATCACGTTCTTCGGCCAGCAGGCCTACGGCGTCGAGGCCGCCTCCCATCGCTACTTCTCCAAGTCCGCCAAGGACCTGGACGTCGACGAGGCCGCCCTCCTCGCCGGCATCGTGCAGTCGCCCAGCCGGTACGACCCGGTGAACGACCCGCAGGAGGCCACCAAGCGGCGCAACATCGTGCTGCAGCGCATGGCCGAGGTCGGTGACATCTCGCAGACGGAGGCCGACAAGGCCAAGGACAAGCCGCTCGGCCTGGACATCAGCAAGCCGAAGAACGGCTGCATCACGGCCGTCAAGAACGCGGGCTTCTTCTGCGACTACGTCCGTGAGGTCTTCCTGAACGACCCGATCTTCGGGAAGAGCAAGGAGGCCCGGGCCAAGATCTGGAACCAGGGCGGTCTGACCATTCGGACGACGATGGACCCGAAGGCCCAGAAGTCGGTCCAGGCGTCCATCAAGTCCCATGTCAACCAGACGGACGAGGTCGCCACGGCCGCCACCATCGTGGAGCCCGGCACCGGCAAGATCCTCGCCATGGGCCAGTCGCGGCCCTACGGTCTCGACATAAAGAAGAACGAGACCACGATCAACCTGTCGGTCGACGAGTCCATGGGCGGCGGCGCGGGCTACCAGCCCGGTTCGACGTTCAAGCCGATCGTCGCCGCGGCCGCCCTCGAGGACGGCATGGCCCCGACGAAGTCGTACTCGGCGCCGTACAAGATGAACTACCCGAGCCCGATCTCCGCCTGTGACGGCGCCACCTGGCGCAACGGCACCGGCAGCGCCGCCGCGGATCTCACCAACGAGAACACGTCCGAGGTCGGTCCGTACTCGATGAAGAAGGCGACCGCGCTCTCGGTCAACACCTACTTCGTCCAGATGATCGCGGACATCGGCATCTGCCCGGTGACGAAGATGGCGAAGAAGATGGGCGTCGAGCGGGCCGACGGCCGCAAGATCGACCAGGCCCCGTCGATCGCGCTCGGCACCCAGGAGATGTCGCCGCTGACCATGGCGAACGCGTACGCCACCTTCGCCTCGCGCGGTATGTACTGCACGCCGGTCGCCATCGAGTCCATCACCCAGCGGGTCGGTGAGACGTCGAAGTCGCTGGACGTCCCGAAGTCGACCTGCTCGCGCGCCATGTCCGAGAACACCGCCGACACCATCAACGCCCTGCTCAGGGGCGTGGTCGAGGACGGTACGGGTACGGAGGCCGGCCTCGGCAGCGGCCGTCCCAGCGCCGGTAAGACCGGTACGACGGACTACCGCTACGCAGCCTGGTTCGTGGGCTACACCCCGAACATGGCCGGTGCCGTCTGGGTGGGCGACCCCGCGCACAAGCGCCAGATGGTCAACATCACCATCGGCGGAGTGAGGTACGGCAAGGTCTTCGGCGGCAAGGTTCCCGGCCCGATCTGGCGCGACATGATGTCCGGCGCGCTGGAGGGCAAGCCCAACCCCGACTTCAACCGCGTCTACATCCCCGACCCGCAGCCGGACCGCGACCGCGGGGACGACGACAACGGGAACGGCAACGGAGGCCGGGGCGGGAACGACGACGACAACGGCAACGGTGACGACGGCGACAACGACGGCTTCATCGGCGGCGCCGACGGCGGCACGAGGTTCCCGACGCCGGAGTTCAGCATCCCGGAGAACTTCATCCAGGGGCAGGGCAACGGCGGGAACAACGGGAACGGCAACGGGGGCGGGTTCGGGTGA
- the wblA gene encoding transcriptional regulator WblA, giving the protein MGWVTDWSAQAACRTTDPDELFVQGAAQNRAKAVCTGCPVRTECLADALDNRVEFGVWGGMTERERRALLRRRPTVTSWRRLLETARTEYERGAGILPLDDDEMYENYAAVS; this is encoded by the coding sequence ATGGGCTGGGTAACCGACTGGAGTGCGCAGGCTGCCTGCCGCACTACCGATCCGGATGAACTGTTCGTTCAAGGAGCAGCGCAGAACAGGGCCAAGGCGGTGTGCACCGGATGCCCGGTACGCACGGAGTGCCTGGCGGACGCGTTGGACAACCGCGTCGAGTTCGGCGTGTGGGGAGGAATGACGGAGCGAGAGCGCCGCGCACTGCTGCGCAGGCGACCGACCGTCACGTCGTGGCGCAGGCTGCTGGAGACCGCGCGCACGGAGTACGAGCGTGGCGCGGGCATTCTGCCGCTCGACGATGACGAGATGTACGAGAACTACGCGGCGGTGAGCTGA